Proteins from a genomic interval of Amycolatopsis sp. cg13:
- a CDS encoding arsinothricin resistance N-acetyltransferase ArsN1 family B — protein MLIRPAEERDAEACAAIYAPYVRETAITFETEPPTPTEMAARIAKATKSYAWLVLEIDGSVVGYAYGSPYKERAAYRWSCEVSVYLAQDRRRAGGGKALYEALFARLAERGFRTAVAGMTQPNEPSVGLHKAMGFELIGTWRKIGWKHGAWRDVTWMQRELAPTTDAAPEEPR, from the coding sequence ATGCTGATCCGACCTGCCGAAGAACGGGACGCCGAAGCCTGCGCGGCGATCTACGCGCCGTACGTCCGGGAAACCGCGATCACCTTCGAGACCGAACCGCCGACGCCGACGGAAATGGCCGCACGGATCGCGAAAGCGACGAAGTCGTACGCATGGCTGGTGCTGGAAATCGACGGCTCAGTGGTCGGGTATGCGTATGGCAGCCCGTACAAGGAACGTGCTGCCTACCGTTGGTCGTGCGAAGTGAGCGTGTACCTAGCGCAGGACCGACGACGCGCAGGTGGCGGGAAAGCCTTGTACGAAGCCCTTTTCGCCCGCCTAGCCGAACGCGGCTTCCGGACCGCAGTCGCCGGGATGACGCAGCCGAACGAACCCAGCGTCGGGCTGCATAAGGCGATGGGCTTCGAACTCATCGGAACCTGGCGCAAGATCGGCTGGAAACACGGTGCCTGGCGCGACGTCACTTGGATGCAACGCGAACTCGCCCCCACGACCGACGCCGCACCAGAGGAACCGCGTTAG
- a CDS encoding BTAD domain-containing putative transcriptional regulator — MRIGLLGPLEVRNDDGAAVEITGVRLRTLLSALALEPGQVVSAGRLVDAVWGTRPPATANALQALVSRLRRAGTRLDSTPSGYRLPEATVDAARFEELVTAARTAPDEKRVVLLREALNLWRGPALGDVSDAQFFQGHIVRLNELRLSATEEYAEAVLRLGHGADLAEELSKQLAEHPLRERLAAALMLSLQAAGRPAEALQVFARIRMALADELGADPAPELSAAHTKILRETVADEDEARTNLRAGLTSFVGRNTEVTRVAKLVGEYRLTTLTGPGGAGKTRLATETGRHLLSERNGVWFVELAPLTDGADVPQAVLDALGLREQMYPGTLAIGTPRERATRALRDRDAVLVLDNCEHVIEAAAELADHLLGECPRLRILATSREPLAVTGEALWPVEPLTLPAETATPVEAMSCASVRLLADRAAAVRPGFTVDESTVDDVVRICRALDGMPLAVELAAARLRSLTVSQLAARLDDRFRLLTAGSRTALPRHRTLRAVVDWSWDLLEPDERQLLRRLSVFSGGATAEAAEAVCGGTSELLSALVDKSLITVSGDAEPRYRMLETIKAYGLEQLTVADEREELRRAHAEWFARFAETGDKYLRRAEQIEWLARFAAEHGNLISAARGAIAAGEATTALRLATSCAWFWMLTGHKTEAQELIEAALALPGEVDRELRAMGYAMAALLLTIGMTSETSADALGRKALELSRDSKNSLLRSIIPVFTQTADSSTLKSTLDELLADDDPWLRAHARLHRARTQLNLWHDPAAQEADIREAVRLFRLCGERWGMSLALNSLADVVGRRGELEEAVSCYEESIQVVSEIGSAEDVLFARGRQAHLFWQLGDKAAAAAAVTAAERDARSVPFPDALAFLAQTKADLARWRGDLAEARLELNRAEALLSESEPHPLFRAMIQHSHAYLDAQTGDLPTARDRRREALALAAEAGEVLYLAIILLGVADHALRVNRPVAAADLLAAAHDLLGGPHLALPDATAVEAAVHAEPSGTVDDPIALAYDVLG, encoded by the coding sequence GTGCGGATCGGCTTGCTGGGCCCGCTGGAGGTCCGGAACGACGACGGTGCCGCGGTCGAGATCACCGGCGTCCGATTGCGGACGCTGCTGAGCGCCCTCGCGCTGGAGCCTGGCCAGGTCGTCTCGGCTGGGCGGCTCGTCGACGCCGTCTGGGGGACGCGTCCGCCGGCCACGGCCAACGCGCTGCAGGCGCTGGTCTCGCGACTTCGCCGGGCCGGGACGCGGCTCGATTCCACGCCGTCCGGCTACCGGCTGCCCGAGGCGACCGTGGACGCGGCGCGGTTCGAGGAGCTGGTCACTGCGGCCAGGACGGCACCCGACGAGAAGCGAGTGGTGCTGCTGCGCGAGGCGCTCAACCTGTGGCGCGGTCCGGCACTCGGAGACGTCTCCGACGCGCAGTTCTTCCAGGGCCACATCGTGCGGCTGAACGAGCTGCGGCTTTCCGCCACCGAGGAGTACGCCGAAGCCGTGCTCCGGCTGGGGCACGGCGCGGATCTCGCCGAGGAGCTGTCGAAACAGCTGGCCGAACATCCGCTGCGCGAACGGCTGGCCGCGGCATTGATGCTCTCGCTGCAAGCCGCCGGACGACCAGCCGAAGCGCTGCAGGTGTTCGCGCGAATCCGGATGGCGCTGGCAGATGAACTCGGCGCTGACCCGGCACCCGAACTGTCCGCCGCGCACACCAAGATCCTCCGCGAAACGGTGGCCGACGAGGACGAAGCGCGCACGAACCTACGGGCCGGGCTGACGAGTTTCGTCGGCCGGAACACCGAGGTCACGCGCGTGGCCAAGCTGGTCGGCGAATACCGGCTGACCACGCTGACCGGGCCCGGTGGGGCCGGAAAGACCCGGCTGGCCACGGAAACCGGACGGCATCTGCTGTCCGAACGCAATGGCGTGTGGTTCGTCGAACTGGCTCCGCTCACCGATGGCGCGGACGTCCCGCAGGCCGTGCTCGACGCGCTGGGCCTGCGCGAACAGATGTACCCCGGGACGCTCGCCATCGGCACCCCACGCGAGCGGGCGACGAGAGCGCTGCGCGATCGGGACGCGGTACTGGTGCTCGACAATTGCGAGCACGTCATCGAAGCCGCCGCGGAACTGGCCGACCATCTGCTCGGCGAATGCCCCCGGCTGCGCATTCTCGCGACCAGCCGGGAACCGTTGGCAGTGACCGGCGAAGCGCTCTGGCCAGTCGAACCGCTGACGCTGCCAGCGGAAACCGCGACGCCCGTCGAAGCGATGTCGTGCGCCTCGGTGCGGCTGCTGGCCGACCGCGCCGCTGCCGTCCGGCCGGGATTCACCGTCGACGAGTCCACTGTGGACGACGTGGTGCGGATTTGCCGGGCGCTCGACGGAATGCCGCTCGCAGTCGAACTCGCCGCGGCCCGGTTGCGGTCTCTGACCGTGTCACAGCTGGCCGCCCGGCTCGATGACCGGTTCCGCCTGCTCACCGCGGGCAGCCGGACCGCGCTGCCGCGGCATCGCACGCTGCGCGCGGTGGTCGACTGGAGCTGGGACCTGCTGGAACCGGACGAACGGCAATTGCTGCGCCGGTTGTCGGTGTTCTCCGGCGGGGCGACCGCCGAGGCAGCGGAAGCGGTCTGCGGCGGTACATCGGAGCTGCTCAGCGCGTTAGTCGACAAATCGCTAATCACCGTTTCCGGGGACGCCGAGCCGCGCTACCGGATGCTCGAGACGATCAAGGCGTACGGCCTGGAACAGCTGACAGTGGCCGACGAACGCGAGGAACTGCGCCGGGCGCACGCCGAGTGGTTCGCCCGCTTCGCCGAAACCGGCGACAAGTACCTGCGCCGCGCCGAACAGATCGAATGGCTGGCCCGCTTCGCCGCCGAACACGGCAACCTGATCTCCGCGGCGCGCGGCGCGATTGCCGCTGGCGAGGCCACGACGGCGCTTCGGCTGGCGACGTCGTGCGCGTGGTTCTGGATGCTGACCGGCCACAAAACCGAGGCGCAGGAACTGATCGAGGCGGCCTTGGCGCTGCCCGGCGAGGTGGATCGCGAACTGCGCGCGATGGGGTACGCGATGGCCGCGTTGCTGCTGACCATCGGCATGACCTCCGAAACCTCCGCCGACGCCTTGGGCCGCAAAGCGCTCGAACTCAGCCGCGACAGCAAGAATTCCTTGCTGCGATCGATCATCCCGGTGTTCACGCAGACCGCGGACAGCAGCACGTTGAAGTCCACATTGGACGAATTGCTGGCCGACGACGACCCGTGGCTGCGCGCGCATGCCCGGCTGCACCGAGCGCGGACGCAACTGAACCTCTGGCACGACCCGGCCGCGCAGGAAGCCGACATCCGCGAGGCCGTCCGGCTGTTCCGGCTGTGCGGGGAACGCTGGGGAATGTCGCTGGCGCTGAACAGCCTCGCCGATGTCGTCGGCCGTCGCGGCGAACTGGAGGAAGCCGTTTCGTGCTATGAGGAATCGATCCAAGTCGTCTCGGAAATCGGTTCGGCGGAGGATGTTCTCTTCGCCCGCGGACGGCAAGCACACCTCTTCTGGCAACTAGGCGACAAGGCAGCGGCAGCGGCCGCGGTAACCGCCGCCGAACGCGACGCGCGGAGTGTGCCGTTCCCTGATGCGCTCGCGTTCCTGGCCCAGACGAAAGCGGACCTGGCCCGCTGGCGCGGCGATCTGGCGGAAGCGCGGCTGGAACTGAACCGCGCCGAAGCGCTGTTGAGCGAATCCGAGCCGCATCCGTTGTTCCGCGCGATGATCCAGCATTCGCACGCCTACCTGGACGCCCAAACCGGCGACCTGCCCACGGCCCGGGATCGCCGCCGCGAAGCACTCGCCTTGGCCGCGGAAGCCGGTGAGGTGCTGTATCTGGCGATCATCCTCCTGGGCGTCGCCGACCACGCGCTGCGCGTCAACCGCCCGGTCGCCGCCGCCGACCTTTTAGCCGCCGCACACGACCTCCTCGGTGGTCCGCACCTGGCCCTGCCGGACGCGACTGCCGTCGAAGCCGCCGTTCATGCCGAACCCTCAGGCACAGTCGACGACCCGATCGCCCTCGCTTACGACGTCCTCGGCTGA
- a CDS encoding DNA polymerase ligase N-terminal domain-containing protein, which yields MDGAAERLAKYRAMRNFAKTDEPSGANAPKEPGYRFVVQRHRARRKHYDFRLELGGVLVSWAVPKGPTLDPKARRMAVHVEDHPLEYADFEGVIPHGEYGGGDVIVWDRGRWEPVDTDDPEQALADGNLHFDLFGEKLAGRFVLIHPKRDGDGKQWFLLHKQDDHATSGWDAEDHPKSVKSGLTNDEIAAAPPALWRGDLPATEAEVPLHPVFEPASEDELKALRDLGKQGTWTVAGRQLKVTNLDKTLIPGRDDEAPITKRELIEYYTRIAPTMLPYLAGRALNTNRFPGGVGKPGFWHKEVPDHAPEWLHRWHYEAADPGDVQQYLVPSGVADLAWLANFAALELHAWTSRTSDVEHPTWLLFDIDPGSETSFDDVLALARLHRTALDHFGLVGRPKTTGQRGIQIWVPIEPRYTYAETRAWAETVSKSIGKIVPDLVSWAWHKDRRGGLARLDYTQNVLNKTLVAPYSVRPKPGAPVSVPLEWDDLDDPDLTPDRWTIRTVLDRVAKTGDPFAQLLDVHQRLPQLS from the coding sequence GTGGACGGTGCCGCGGAGCGACTCGCGAAGTACCGCGCGATGCGCAACTTCGCGAAGACCGACGAGCCGTCTGGTGCGAACGCCCCCAAGGAACCTGGTTACCGGTTCGTCGTGCAGCGGCATCGGGCGCGGCGGAAGCATTACGATTTCCGGCTCGAACTGGGGGGCGTGCTGGTCAGCTGGGCGGTGCCGAAAGGGCCGACGCTCGATCCGAAGGCCCGGCGGATGGCGGTGCACGTGGAGGACCATCCGCTGGAGTACGCCGATTTCGAGGGCGTGATCCCGCACGGCGAGTACGGCGGCGGCGACGTGATCGTGTGGGATCGCGGACGCTGGGAACCGGTCGACACCGACGATCCCGAGCAGGCGCTCGCGGACGGGAACCTGCACTTCGATCTGTTCGGCGAGAAGCTGGCCGGGCGCTTCGTGTTGATTCATCCCAAGCGGGACGGCGACGGGAAGCAGTGGTTTCTGCTGCATAAGCAGGACGACCACGCCACGTCCGGCTGGGACGCGGAGGATCATCCGAAGTCGGTGAAAAGCGGGCTCACCAATGACGAGATCGCGGCCGCGCCACCGGCGTTGTGGCGCGGCGATCTGCCTGCCACCGAGGCGGAAGTTCCGCTACACCCGGTGTTCGAGCCTGCGTCGGAGGACGAACTCAAAGCGCTGCGAGACCTTGGCAAGCAAGGCACGTGGACGGTCGCCGGGCGGCAGCTGAAGGTCACCAATCTCGACAAGACGTTGATTCCCGGCCGCGACGACGAAGCGCCGATCACCAAACGCGAGCTGATCGAGTACTACACCCGGATCGCGCCGACGATGCTCCCCTACCTCGCCGGCCGCGCGCTCAACACCAACCGGTTCCCCGGCGGGGTCGGCAAACCCGGTTTCTGGCACAAGGAAGTGCCCGATCACGCGCCGGAGTGGCTGCATCGCTGGCATTACGAGGCAGCCGACCCCGGCGACGTGCAGCAGTACCTCGTGCCCTCCGGCGTCGCGGATCTGGCCTGGCTGGCCAATTTCGCCGCGCTGGAGCTGCACGCCTGGACGTCGCGCACGTCCGACGTCGAGCATCCGACCTGGCTGCTGTTCGACATCGACCCCGGTTCCGAGACGTCCTTCGACGACGTGCTCGCGCTCGCCCGGCTGCACCGCACCGCGCTCGACCACTTCGGGCTCGTCGGACGGCCGAAGACGACCGGGCAGCGCGGGATCCAGATTTGGGTGCCGATCGAGCCGCGGTACACGTACGCCGAGACGCGAGCGTGGGCGGAAACCGTGTCGAAGTCGATCGGCAAGATCGTGCCGGACCTGGTGAGCTGGGCGTGGCACAAGGACCGCCGCGGCGGTCTGGCGCGGCTCGACTACACGCAGAACGTGCTGAACAAAACCCTCGTCGCGCCGTACAGCGTGCGGCCGAAGCCGGGGGCGCCGGTGTCCGTCCCGCTGGAGTGGGACGATCTCGACGACCCCGACCTCACTCCGGATCGATGGACGATCCGGACGGTGCTCGATCGCGTGGCGAAGACGGGAGATCCGTTCGCTCAGTTACTCGACGTGCACCAACGCCTGCCGCAGCTGTCGTGA
- a CDS encoding MBL fold metallo-hydrolase, with the protein MTTQLILLGTAGGPAPKRTRSAPAQAIVVNGATYVIDCGNGVARQLVHAGIRLDSLRAVGITHHHSDHNADYGNLYLLAWAANLERRVPAFGPPPLAEMTRHFLAMNRFDIDTRVGDEGLRPLDQLLDPHEIAADGVVFEDENVRITAARVDHPPIVDAFAYRIDTADRSIVISGDTAPCENLVRLAEGADVLVHEVMYVPAVDEMVRQFNGTTLRDHLLASHTSVDRVGALAKEAGVGTLVLSHFVPTDADIPDEVWSEHAAAGFDGEVVVGRDLLRL; encoded by the coding sequence ATGACCACGCAACTGATCCTTCTCGGCACGGCGGGCGGTCCCGCGCCGAAACGCACGCGGAGCGCTCCGGCGCAGGCGATCGTCGTCAACGGTGCCACCTACGTGATCGACTGCGGCAACGGCGTCGCCCGGCAGTTGGTGCACGCGGGAATCAGGCTGGACTCGCTGCGCGCGGTCGGCATCACGCATCACCACTCCGACCACAACGCCGACTACGGCAACCTCTACCTGCTGGCCTGGGCGGCGAACCTGGAACGTCGGGTCCCCGCGTTCGGCCCGCCGCCGCTCGCGGAGATGACCCGGCATTTCCTGGCGATGAACCGCTTCGACATCGACACCCGGGTCGGCGACGAGGGCCTGCGTCCGCTGGACCAGCTGCTCGATCCGCACGAGATCGCGGCGGACGGCGTGGTCTTCGAGGACGAGAACGTGCGGATCACGGCGGCCCGCGTGGATCATCCGCCGATCGTCGACGCGTTCGCCTACCGCATCGACACCGCGGACCGGTCCATCGTGATTTCCGGCGACACCGCGCCGTGCGAGAACCTGGTACGGCTCGCTGAGGGCGCGGATGTCCTGGTGCACGAGGTCATGTACGTCCCCGCGGTCGACGAAATGGTGCGCCAGTTCAACGGCACGACGCTGCGGGACCATCTGCTGGCGAGCCACACGAGCGTCGACCGGGTCGGTGCGCTCGCCAAGGAAGCGGGCGTCGGGACTCTCGTGCTGTCGCATTTCGTCCCGACTGATGCGGACATTCCCGACGAGGTCTGGAGCGAGCACGCCGCGGCCGGATTCGACGGGGAGGTGGTCGTCGGCCGGGACTTGCTGCGGCTTTGA
- a CDS encoding MFS transporter yields MGSWRELGAHFSTAVVLAGGVLVGAVNIYVAASLLPTAVADIGGERLYAWNMTAFLVAQVVATMFVSRALARLGNATAYHLGFGVFATGSVVCAVSPAMPVLLAGRGVQGLGAGLLTGLGFAVIHSALPRQLWARGSALISAMFGVGNLVGPALGGLFAQFGSWRVAFVVLAVAAVVIAALVPRALPRSERGGEVAPVPTFALVAVVGAVGAVSVAGILTNIVAMAAFIVLGFGFVLAFLLIEKRAAVRVLPAATYESGSSLRWIYLTIMCLAAGVSVESFLPLFGQHLGGLPPAAAGFFSAALSFGWSASQIVSSSVRRVRLLCLAGPALLALALVTLALLQKENASVLAWLIVLLVGGTGIGIAMPHLSVAAMASGQQAAAAIATVLTMATAFGASIAGLLVNVGAPSMVTSARYLLIGFAVVAAAGIFTTAAAGVGARRVTERTDLPSSPRDRAPSGSSIDPE; encoded by the coding sequence GTGGGTTCGTGGCGCGAATTGGGAGCGCACTTCAGCACGGCGGTCGTGCTGGCCGGCGGCGTGCTCGTCGGCGCGGTCAACATCTATGTGGCGGCAAGCCTTTTGCCGACCGCGGTCGCCGACATCGGCGGGGAACGGCTCTACGCGTGGAACATGACGGCGTTCCTGGTCGCGCAGGTCGTCGCGACGATGTTCGTCAGCCGGGCGCTCGCCCGGCTCGGCAACGCGACCGCGTACCACCTCGGGTTCGGCGTTTTCGCGACGGGCTCGGTGGTGTGCGCGGTGAGCCCGGCGATGCCGGTGCTGCTGGCGGGTCGCGGGGTGCAGGGACTGGGCGCGGGATTGCTGACCGGGCTCGGGTTCGCGGTGATTCATTCGGCGCTGCCGCGGCAGTTATGGGCGCGGGGGAGTGCGTTGATTTCGGCGATGTTCGGCGTCGGCAACCTCGTCGGCCCGGCGCTCGGCGGACTGTTCGCGCAATTCGGTTCGTGGCGGGTGGCGTTCGTCGTGCTGGCGGTCGCGGCGGTCGTGATCGCGGCGTTGGTGCCGCGGGCGCTTCCGCGTAGTGAACGTGGCGGCGAGGTAGCCCCGGTGCCGACCTTCGCGCTGGTGGCCGTGGTGGGTGCGGTCGGGGCGGTGAGTGTTGCCGGAATCTTGACGAACATCGTCGCGATGGCCGCGTTCATCGTGCTGGGATTTGGCTTCGTGCTGGCATTTCTGCTCATCGAGAAGCGCGCCGCGGTCCGGGTGCTGCCCGCTGCGACCTACGAATCCGGCTCGTCGCTGAGGTGGATCTACCTGACCATCATGTGCCTCGCGGCCGGAGTGTCGGTGGAATCGTTCCTGCCGCTGTTCGGCCAGCATCTCGGCGGATTACCGCCTGCCGCGGCGGGATTCTTCTCCGCCGCCCTGTCGTTCGGCTGGTCGGCGAGTCAGATAGTCAGCTCGTCAGTCCGCCGGGTCCGGCTGCTCTGCCTGGCCGGACCGGCGCTGCTGGCTCTCGCGTTGGTCACACTTGCCTTGCTGCAGAAGGAAAACGCTTCAGTCTTGGCGTGGCTGATCGTGCTTCTGGTCGGTGGCACGGGGATCGGCATCGCCATGCCGCACCTGTCGGTCGCCGCGATGGCCAGCGGTCAGCAAGCGGCGGCCGCGATCGCGACCGTGCTCACGATGGCGACCGCGTTCGGGGCGTCGATCGCCGGGCTGCTGGTGAACGTGGGCGCACCGTCGATGGTGACGTCCGCGCGCTACCTGCTGATCGGCTTCGCCGTCGTTGCCGCGGCGGGGATTTTCACGACAGCTGCGGCAGGCGTTGGTGCACGTCGAGTAACTGAGCGAACGGATCTCCCGTCTTCGCCACGCGATCGAGCACCGTCCGGATCGTCCATCGATCCGGAGTGA
- a CDS encoding DUF6204 family protein has translation MDAFRVIIRGKFDALDESARAVLEAKTDVAFTEEGTFSYDVNATAFTFRCQVPAGPDDDERAAKDGATVALAEHGLPYRDLNYAVTDLRAIKIRRKNR, from the coding sequence ATGGACGCGTTCCGCGTGATCATCCGCGGCAAATTCGACGCTCTCGACGAGAGCGCCCGCGCGGTGCTGGAAGCCAAGACCGACGTCGCCTTCACCGAGGAAGGCACGTTCAGCTACGACGTCAACGCGACGGCGTTCACCTTCCGCTGCCAAGTCCCGGCCGGTCCGGACGACGACGAACGCGCGGCGAAAGACGGCGCGACCGTCGCGTTGGCCGAGCACGGATTGCCGTACCGGGACCTGAACTACGCGGTCACCGACTTGCGCGCGATCAAGATCCGCCGCAAGAACCGCTGA
- a CDS encoding TetR/AcrR family transcriptional regulator produces the protein MGLRERKKQETVRRIAETALRMFVERGFDAVTIAEVAEASDVAVNTVYNHFRVKEDLVLPPSEASAGRLAEIVQARGPGASAARAVLDRLRDEIRQRSRTIGLSPGFGRVLPMMLAAPTLAARLQDLGQQMVAELADLLVAETGAAQDDPVPRLVAAQIGWVHSLLYGEIGNRTVAGERPDDIAEAALTLLDAVEGLLSDQVLTYATRKDA, from the coding sequence GTGGGGCTTCGGGAGCGGAAGAAGCAGGAGACGGTACGGCGGATCGCGGAAACCGCGCTGCGGATGTTCGTTGAGCGCGGATTCGACGCGGTGACGATCGCCGAGGTCGCGGAGGCCTCCGACGTCGCGGTCAACACGGTCTACAACCACTTCCGCGTCAAGGAAGACCTGGTCCTGCCGCCGTCGGAAGCTTCGGCGGGACGGCTGGCCGAGATCGTGCAGGCGCGCGGGCCAGGGGCGTCCGCGGCGCGCGCGGTGCTGGACCGCCTGCGCGACGAGATCCGGCAGCGCTCGCGGACGATCGGGCTCAGCCCCGGGTTCGGCCGGGTGCTGCCGATGATGCTGGCCGCGCCCACGCTCGCCGCCCGGCTGCAGGATCTCGGTCAGCAGATGGTCGCCGAACTCGCCGACCTGCTGGTCGCGGAAACCGGTGCGGCACAGGACGATCCGGTGCCCAGGCTGGTCGCCGCGCAGATCGGGTGGGTGCACAGCCTGCTGTATGGCGAGATCGGCAACCGCACCGTCGCCGGAGAGCGGCCGGACGACATCGCGGAGGCGGCGTTGACGCTTCTCGACGCGGTAGAAGGCCTGCTCAGCGACCAAGTACTGACTTATGCGACCCGAAAGGACGCCTGA
- a CDS encoding MarR family winged helix-turn-helix transcriptional regulator: MAPLPLVAQAPRRSGALLEHFARRIRLRAESVLAPFGLRPRHLIALTVLQTRGSSTQQSLAQILEMDSTNVVGLLNDLENDQLIERRRSPEDRRRHVVVLTDRGAKELARAEAALAAVEDEVFAALDPDQREQLYNLLLQAASGTVDSSSCTEEPPAC; this comes from the coding sequence ATGGCTCCGCTGCCGCTCGTCGCCCAGGCTCCGCGCAGGTCTGGTGCGTTGCTCGAGCACTTCGCGCGACGGATCCGGCTGCGCGCGGAAAGCGTGCTGGCTCCGTTCGGGCTGCGGCCTCGGCACTTGATCGCGCTGACCGTCCTGCAGACTCGCGGGTCCAGCACCCAGCAGTCCCTCGCGCAGATCCTCGAGATGGACAGCACCAACGTCGTCGGCCTGCTCAACGACCTCGAAAACGACCAGTTGATCGAGCGGCGGCGGTCGCCGGAGGACCGTCGGCGGCACGTTGTCGTGCTGACCGATCGCGGGGCGAAGGAGCTGGCCCGGGCGGAGGCGGCGCTCGCGGCCGTCGAGGACGAGGTTTTCGCGGCGCTTGACCCTGACCAGCGCGAACAGCTCTACAACTTGCTGTTGCAGGCGGCTTCGGGAACGGTCGACAGCAGCTCTTGCACGGAGGAACCTCCGGCCTGCTGA
- a CDS encoding helix-turn-helix domain-containing protein yields MTDPLSASLAAAVREARQDRALSAGVLAERSGVSRAMIGKIERGEAQPTAVLLSRLATALGFTLSELIARAEGDDRRLVRCEDQPTWQDPVTGYVRRAVSPPGHGATELVEVDLPPGAKAGFPASSYTFADHQVWVLSGQLRFREGEVVHELSEGDCLQLGRPVDCAYENPGIQPCRYLVVLTKR; encoded by the coding sequence GTGACCGATCCCCTCTCCGCTTCGCTCGCTGCGGCGGTGCGCGAAGCCCGCCAGGACCGTGCGCTGTCCGCTGGCGTGCTCGCCGAACGCTCCGGAGTTTCCCGCGCCATGATCGGGAAAATCGAACGCGGCGAGGCGCAGCCGACGGCCGTGTTGCTGAGCAGGCTCGCTACCGCGCTCGGGTTCACGCTGTCCGAACTCATCGCCCGCGCGGAGGGGGACGACCGCCGCCTTGTCCGGTGCGAGGACCAGCCGACCTGGCAAGACCCGGTCACCGGCTACGTGCGCCGCGCGGTCTCGCCGCCCGGGCACGGCGCGACCGAACTCGTGGAGGTCGACCTGCCGCCCGGCGCGAAAGCCGGGTTCCCGGCCAGTTCCTATACCTTCGCGGATCACCAAGTCTGGGTGCTGTCTGGCCAATTGCGCTTCCGCGAAGGCGAAGTGGTGCACGAACTCTCCGAGGGGGATTGCCTTCAGCTGGGCCGCCCAGTCGACTGCGCGTACGAGAACCCCGGAATCCAGCCCTGCCGCTACCTGGTGGTGCTCACCAAACGCTGA